The genomic DNA GCCGCCATCACCGCCGACGGGGCAAAGGACGGCGCCGGCAAGGAGCTCGGGCTGGAGGGCCTGACGCGCATCCTATTCTGCGCCGACGGTCTCACGCGGCGCAAACGGGTGGGCGGCGAAGATTACCACTTCCGCGCCGCGCCGTCGGCGGGCGCGCTCTATCCAGTCGAGCTTTACGTCGCGGCGGTCGCAGTGGAAGGCCTCGAGCGTGGGCTCTACCATTTTTCGCCCGCCGATCTCAGGCTGCGCGGGCTGCGCCGCGGCGATTGGCGCGCATTTATCACGCGCGCCGCCGCCGGACGCCCGTCGCTGCTAAAGGCGCGCGCGATCGTCGTGATGAGCGCGCTGTTCTGGCGCAGCACATGGAAGTATCGCGCGCGCGCCTGGCGCTACTGCTTATGGGACGCCGGCACGCTGCTCGCCAACCTGCTCGCCGCTGCGGCCGCCGAGGGGCTCTCGACGGACCTCGTAACCGCCTTTGCCGACCCCGAGATCGAGGCGCTGCTCGACATCGACGGCGAGCGCGAGGGCGCGCTATGCATCGTCGCGCTGGGCGCGGACGCGCCGGCGCCGGGCGAGTCGCCGGCGCTCAGGCCGCTCGGCCTCGAAACGGTCCCGCTTTCTGCCGAAGAGGTTGGCTATCCGGACCTGGTCCGGATACACCGCGAGTCGCGCCTGCTTGACGCCGACGAAGTCGCGGCCGTGGCAGCCGCGCAGCCTGCGCCGGCGGCCGCAACTGCGAGGGGAAAGGTCGTCAGGCCCAAGCGGCTCGACACCGACGCCGGCGCGGGGCTGGGCGAGACGATTCTCCGGCGCGGCTCGACGCGCGTCTTCGCGCACGCGCCGATCACAGCCGAGGAGCTGGCGACGATCATGGCCGCTTCCAGTGGCCATCCGCGCTCCGACTTCCCGCCGCTCAGCGAAACCTACCTCATCGTAAACGCGGTCGAGGGGATGGAGCCGGGCGCGTACTACTACCATCACCACAGCGGCGAGTTCGAGCTGCTCAAAGCCGGAAACTTCCGCGGCGAGGCCGGATACCTGTGCCTTGAGCAGCCGCTGGGCGCCGACTGCGCGGCGCTGGTCTGCTACATGGCCGATCTCGAACGCGGCCTCGGCGCGCTGGGCAATCGCGCTTACCGCGACGCCCATCTGGAGGCCGGCCTCCATGCCGGGCGCGTCTATCTGGCCGCCTACGCGCTGGGACGCGGCGCGACTGGGCTCACCTTTTACGACGACGACACGACCGACTTCTTTGCCCCGCACGCCGCCGGCAAGAGCCCGCTGCTGATGGTGGCGCTGGGGGTGCCGCGCGCCCCATCCGAGTAGCCCGCCGAACATTGACGCGGCAGTGCTGGTACTTTCGGCCGATCGCCCCGAGTGCTGGCGGCGTAGGCGCGCTCATCCCATCTGTGTAGAAGCGCTGACCGATCGCTAGGCGTCTGCCTACGCGGCGGGCATTACCGCGCTGCACGGCGCAATCAATTACTGCACTTTGCGACGGCATCCTTCTTGCCCAAGGGCTGCGCGCGAGCCGCCGAAGGGGCATGTCCTCGATGCCGGGGATAGGGCCGCCAGGCGGAACAGCGCCGCTCAAGGAGGGAGAGATGGCAGCCGCACCCGAAAGGCCCAAAATGGTGCCCACGCTGGGGCTAACCGGCGTGACCGTCAACGCGATGGCGTTGATCGCGCCAGGCGCATTCTTGTGGATCACCTTCGTTCTTCAGGCGGGGTATGTCTTCCCGTCGGGGCTGGCGATGTGGGCCGGGATCTTCGTCGCCCTCATGCTCGCCTACGCCACCGCGCTTTCGTACTCGGAGCTGGCCAAGCTGTATCCGGGCGCGGGTAGCTCCTACCTGTTCGCCGAGCAGGCCTTCCTCAACACCACCCATGCCTATCGCTTCGCGCGGATCGCCAAGTTCATCATCGGCTGGGCTTCGCATCTGTACTACTGGGTATATCCGGGGGTGATGGTGGCGACGATGGGCGTCATGGTCGGCTACATCATCGGCAACATCGCGCCCTCGGCCATCAACTCGGCGGTGCCGGGGCCGGTGTTCATGGCGCTGGTCGCGGTGGTTTTCTCCTACATCGTGGCCTACATCGCGTTTCGCGGGGTCAACGGTTCGACCATGGTCAACCTCGCGATCAACGTGATCCAGATAGTCGCGCTGCTGTTCTTCTCGGCACTCGCGATCGCCTACCGCATTTCGCATCCGGCGGGCTCGGCCGGCCTCGCGCTCGATCCCAGCGGGCATACGATCGCGTCAACCCTGAGCTACGGCTTCGGCAGCGACAGCCCGTCGCATCCCAACGCGCTCTCGGTCATCCTGCCGCACCGGCTGGACTGGGTGATGCTGCAGGCGACGGTCGCAATCCTGCTGCTGGTCGGCTTCGAGTCGGTCACTGCGCTGGGCGAGGAAGCCAAGAATCCCAAGAAGGACATCCCGCGCGGCGTGCTGCTCTCGCTGACCATCCAGGGGCTCATCTGCTACCTCATCGAGTACTTTGCCGCCAATTACTTTATGAGCAGTGCCTACGGCCTGGCGGCGGCCAAGGCTTCGGCGGCGCCGATCGGCGACATGATGGTGATCGTCGGCAACGCGTTGCTCGGCGGGCACGGGCAGGCCTTCATGCTGCTCGAAGCGCTGACCGTGTTCCTCGCGCTCATCGGCACCAGCCTGAGCTGCATCAACACCGGCGCGCGGGTGACCTACGCGATGGGGCGGGATGAGGAGGTGCCCGAGCACTTCGGCATCCTGCACGGCGCCAACCTCACTCCGCATCGCGCAATCTGGACGCTGGCGACGATCTCAGCGGCGCTGGGCGCGTATGCGGCGCTGTTCTTCTTCGCCGGCGGGTCGGCGCCCGACGACAAGACGATCGCGACGCTGCCGCATAACATTTGGTACGCGCTCGGGATGAACTCGAACGCGTCGCTCGCGGCGCTGCCTAACGGGCTGCTGCTGGTCACCCTGCTGTCGAACTTCGGCACTTTCGTCCTGTACGGGCTGACCAACATCATCTGCATCGTGGCCTTCCGCGAGCACCACGAATTCTCGGGCTTTCGCCACATGGTGGTGCCGGTCTTCGGGGCGCTCGCGAACTTCTCCTGTCTCGCCTTCTACATCATCGGGCCGCTCGAGGGCCTGGGCAGCGCGAAGGAGCCGCTGATGGCGGTGGCACTGTCGGTGGTGTGGGGGGTGTACGGGGCAATCTACTTCGTACGCAACTCGCGCCGGCGCGGCAAGGAGACCGTTCTGGTTGCCAAGCCTGCGTGAGTGTCCGGGGGAGCGCGTGCCGAGGGGACGGTGCCGGGCCGTGCGCAAAGCGCGGCCCGGCGCCCGCATCCGTGGCGCCCGAGGTGCCAGCGCTGACCAGCGGGGCGGCAGTTGCCATCGTGCTGGTCAACTCGACGCGAGGTGAGCACGCGCGACAGGCCTGAATTGCGCGTGGATCGAAGCAGGCTGCTGCGGCATGGAACTTGATCACGCCAACCGGCGCGACACATTAGTTCGCCAAACCGGCGCCGCACGGGCCGCGGACCGGGAGGATTGCAACGGCCTGATTTCATCACGCAGGACGCCCGCTCGGCTACGCGCCCGGGTTGGTTGCTGCATCGGAGAGGGACAAACGGAATGGAACCATACACTTCGCTCGTGACCAGAATCGCCCGTGTGCTGGCGGCCACCCTGCTGGCGTTCGGCGTTTGCGGCCGCCTTAGCGCGTGGGCTCAGTCCACGGCCACGGTTACGCCACCTGCGGCTGGCGCTCCGGCAACCGCGGCGCCCGCTCCCGCCGCCGCGCCGACGCCGATTCCACCGCTCACCACGCCGGCGGTGACCGGACCGTTGCAGTTCGCAAGCCCGACGCCGATCGATTTGAGCGCGATGACCGGCCTGTCCGACGTCCCCGTGATCTCCGACCTCGGCAAGTTCGACATCAACGGGGTCGTGAGCGGCATCGGGATCGTGCAGGATCATGCGACCGCTTCCGACCGTACCGACCGCGCCGACGTAAGCAACGCGATGATCATGATTCAGAAAGCCGAGGGGCCGGTGCAGTTCTATTTGCAGGCGGGCGCTTATGATCTCCCGGCCCTTGGCGCGCCCTTCATCTCGGCGGGCACCGCGCTAAACAGCCTGTATGGACCGCTGCCCGTCGCCTACTTGAAGCTAGCGCCGAGCGACAACTTCTCGGTGATGGCCGGCAATCTGCCCACCCTGATCGGGGCCGAGTATACGTTCACCTTCGAGAACATGAACATCGAGCGTGGGCTTCTCTGGAATCAGGAGAACGCGATCAACCGCGGCGTGCAGCTCAACTATAGCCTGGGCCCGGTGAGCACTTCGCTGAGTTGGAGCAACGGCTTCTACTCCAACAGCTACACCTGGCTCATCGGATCGCTTGCATACGCGATCAACTCGGCCAACGCGGTCAGTGTTGTGGGCGGCGGCAACCTCGGCTTCTCGAAGTTTTCCAACTTCGCGACCTCGGCGGTGCTCAACAACAGCCAGATCTACAATCTCATCTATACCTACAACTCATCGCCCTGGATCGTGCAGCCGTACGTCCAGTGGACCTACGTGCCGAGCAACGACAAGATAGGGGTTGCCAAATCGACATCGACCATCGGCGGCGCGATCCTCGCCAGCTACGCGCTCACCGACAATTTCTTCCTGGCCGCGCGCGCCGAATATATCGGCAGCACCGGCAGTCCGACCGACGGCTCGGTCAACCTGCTCTACGGACCGGGCAGCGAGGCGTGGTCGCTCACGCTGACTCCGACCTACCAGTACAAGAAGTTCTTCGTGCGCGGTGAAGTCAGCTTCGTTCAGGCGATGAGCTACGTGGCGGGCAGCGTGTTCGGCGGCGCGGGCCGTAATCCGGCGCAGGTGCGTGGGGTGCTCGAAACCGGTTTGTTGTTGTAACGCGGAGAAAGATGACGAACGACAACGCGTAAGCCTCTTGGCGCGGCGCACGCCGCGGCGTATCGCTAGATCGATGGGTCGGCCTTTCGGCGGAGGTAGTTGGTTACGATGGCCACGGTGAAGAGGGGCAGCTCTACGACAGCGACGACGCGGCGGCGCGCCGCAGCCAGGAAGGCTGAGCAGGCGCAACCCAATGGCAACCCGACACGCGACCCGCGGACGGTGGCCGAGCCGAACGTCGAGGCGATCCGTGCCCGCGCCTACGAGCTTTTCCTCGCGCGCGGCGCCGTTCACGGCCACGATCTCGCCGACTGGTTCCAGGCCGAGCGCGAGCTGCGCACGGCGCGCGCGAGCTGAGCGCGCCGGTCGGCGCGCGTTCGCCGCCGCGCCGGCGGACCAGCCGCCGCCGGCAAGCGGTTGAGGCCCGCATGGCTGAACCGATCGCCGCCGGCGCGGCCTCTTCGCCGAGCTTCGATCTCGCCGTCCTCTCCGACGTCGGCACCGACCGGCCCGACAACGAGGACGCCTGTGGCGATCACGTCGAGGACGACGGCAGCGGCGCGATCTTCGTCGTCGCCGACGGTATCGGCGGCTACGAGGGCGGCGAGATCGCCAGCCGCATGGCGGTGGACATCACGCTTGAGGCCTATCACGAAAGCCCGCGCGCATGGGGTCCGGCCAAGCGTCTGCACCGGGCCGTCCAGCGCGCCAACATCGAGATCCACAACCGGGCGCTGACCGTGCCCGAGCTGCGCCGGATGGGCACCACGCTGACGGCGGCGGTGGTCGAGGGCGGTAGGCTGAGCGCGGCGCACGTTGGCGATTGCCGTCTCTATCTCGTGCGCGGCGGACGGATCGTCCAGATCACCAAGGACCACACGATGGTGGCCGAGCGGGTGCGGATGGGCCTGATGAGCGCGGCGCGCGCGCGCAACCATCCCGAGCGTTCGGTGCTCAGCCGCTGCCTCGGCCACGAGCTGATCGTCGCGGTTGACCGGATCGCGATGCCGCTGGTGCAGGGCGATCACCTGCTGCTGTGCAGCGACGGCCTGTACAACGTGCTCGACGAGCGCGAATTGGCACGGATGGTGCGCGAGGGCGAAAGCGCGGCCGCCGCCTGCCAGGCGCTGATCGAGGCCGCCAACGCGCACGGCACCGCCGACAATCTGACCGCCGCCGTCTTCAGGATGAACGGCGCGACCCCCTATGCCGAGGGCGGCGCGGGCTGGCGCGCGCGGCTGGGGCGGCTCTTTGGCCGCAGCGCCTGAACGCGGCGCGCGCGAGCAGCCGCGCGTTGCGGTGGGCGGGGTGGCGATGGTAACGTGCGCGCCCATCCGCCCCCGCATGCGACATCTTCCATGATGCGCGAGGTCAACGTCGGCGAGCAGCTCGACCAGTACCGCCTGACCGAGCTTATCGCGCGCAGCGGGATGGCCTCGATCTTCAAGGCCACCGACACGCTCAGCGGCCAGACCGTCGCGATCAAGGTCCCCTATCTCCAGTTCGAAAGCGACGTCGTCTTCTATGGTCGCTTCAAGCGCGAGGAGGAAGTCGGCCGTCGCCTCGACCATCCCAACATCATCAAGGTCCTCACCCCCAGGCATAAGAGCCGGATGTACATCGCGATGGAGTACGTCGACGGCGTCTCGTTGCGCGCGATTATGCGTGACGAGCGTCCGATGACGGCCGAGCGCGCGCTCGGTTTCGCGCGCCAGATCTGTGCCGCGCTGGTTTACATGCACGGCCGCGGCGTGGTCCATCGCGACCTCAAGCCCGAAAACGTGCTGGTCACGGCCGACGGCCAGGTCAAGCTGATGGACTTCGGCATCGCGCTCGACGAGTCGGCGCGCCGGCTCACCTGGTCGGGGCTCTCGACCACGATCGGCACTCCCGACTATATGTCGCCCGAGCAGGTCAGCGGCCGGCGCGGCGACGCCCGCACCGACATCTACGCGCTCGGCACGATGCTTTACGAGATGCTGACCGGCCATCTGCCCTTCGACGCGCCCAACGTGTACGCGATGATGCGGGCGAAGACCGGCGAGGATCCTCTGCCGCCCAGCCGCTTCCTGCCCAGCATCGATCCGCAACTCGAAGAGATCATCCTGCACGCCATCGAACGCCAGCCGCGCAACCGCTACCAGAGCGCCGCCGAGATGCTCGAGGACTTGAACGCGCCGCAGCGGGTCAAGCCGAGCGGCCGTGCCGCCCGGCTCCATCCGCGCAGCCTGCGCATCCGGCGCATCCGCGGCGCGCTGTGGATGGCGCTGTTCTTCGGCTCGCTGGTGGCGGTCTTCATCCTGCTCATCTGGCTCGCCAATCGATACCCGGCCGCCACCTCGCAGGCCGTCCGTTCGTACCGGGGGGAGGTGAGATGAAATGACCGCGCGCGCAAGATGGACGCTTGCCCGGACGCTGCCGCTCGCGGCCGCGCTAATCGTCGCGGCCGCGGCGCGCGCCGGCGCGCAGGACGCGCCGGCGCCGGGCACGCGCTTAGATGTTCACTTCGCGCCGGTGCCCGGCACGTCGCTCAACATGGCCTGGGTGCTCGTCGGCGGCTTCCTGGTGATGTTCATGCAGGTCGGCTTCGCGATGCTGGAGACCGGCTTCACGCGGGCCAAGAACGCGGTCAACACGATGGCGATGAATCTCGTTATCTACCCGATCGGACTTATCGGTTTCTGGCTGACCGGCTATGCCCTGATGATGGGCGGGGTGGCGCAATGGCCGTCGCTGGGGCGCGGCGGAATCCCCAGCCGCGAACTGAGCCTCCACATCGGCGGCCACAGCTTCGGCCTCATCGGTGCGGGCAAGTTCGCGCTGCTCAGCGTCAGCCACGATCCGGCGAGCCTTGCGATGTTCCTGTTCGCGGTGGTCTTCATGGACACTGCGGCGACCATTCCGACCGGCGCGATGGCCGAGCGCTGGAAGTTCTCCGCCTTCTTCATTTACGGACTGTTCATGTCGATGTTTCTCTACCCGCTGTACGGCAACTGGGTGTGGGGCGGCGGATGGCTGGCGCAGATGGGGGTCAACTTCGGGCTGGGCCACGGCCACGTCGATTTCGCCGGCTCCTCGGTCGTCCACATGACCGGCGGCGTGACGGCGCTGGCGGGCGCGATGGTGCTGGGGCCGCGGATCGGCAAGTTTCGCCGCGACGGCGCGATCGGCGCCCTGCCCGGGCATAACCTGCCGATGGCGATAGTCGGAACGCTGATCCTGGCCTTCGGATGGTTCGGCTTTAACACGGGCTCGACTTTGGCCGCCTCCGACCCGCGGATCGGGTTGATCGCGGTCAACACGATGCTGTCCTCGGGGGCAGGCGCGCTGGCCGCGCTGCTTTACCTGTGGCGGCGCTTCAACAAACCGGACGTCGCGATGGCGTGCAACGGGCTATTGGGCGGGCTGGTCGCGATAACCGCGCCCTGCGCGTTCGTCACCCCGGCGGCGGCGGTGCTGATCGGCGCAATCGCCGGGTTGCTGGTGGTCGGGGCGGTGCTCGCGCTCGAGCGGCGCTTGCGCATCGACGACCCGGTCGGCGCGATCGCAGTGCACGGCGTATGCGGAATGTGGGGCGCGCTCGCGCTTGGCCTGTTTGCCGACGGCAGCTACGGCGTGGGATGGAACGGGGTCGGCGGTCCGGTGCGCGGGCTGCTGTTCGGCGACACGGGACAGTTCGCCGCCCAGCTGATCGGCGTTGCGATCAATGTGGTGGTGATCTTCAGCCTCGCGCTCGCCTTTTTCGTGATCGTCGAGCGCACGATTGGCAACCGGGTGCCGGCCGAGGTCGAGTGGAGCGGCCTCGACGCGCTCGAGATGGGCTCCGACGCTTATCCCGGCGTGTAGGCCCGCTTGGCAAGCGGCGCCCGATCCGGCGATACTTCAGCACCGTACGCAGGAGCGTTCGTCCGCGATGCCGGAGACACAACAGCAGCGTTTTTCATTGATCACCGACAAGGGTCTCGCCGAGTTGCGCAAGCTTATCGGCGTCCCGATTGAGGACTCGCTCGAACCGTGGTGCTACGAGGCGACGCGCGACAATATCCGCCATTGGGCGCACGGGATCGGCGACGACAACCCGCTGTGGTGTGACCCCGCCTACGCCGCGCGCACGCCCTACGGGCGCCTGGTAGCACCGCCGTCATTCATCTTCGCGCTCAACCGCTCGTTCAGCGGCTACGTCGCCGGACTGCCGGGGGTCCATGCGATGTTCGCCGGCATCGACGTCACCTGGCATCGCCCGATGGCGCTCGGCGACGCGTTCACCACCAAGGCATGGCTCAAGGACCTCGTTGAGCATCAGACCCGCTTCGCCGGCCGCGCAATCCAGCAGATCTATCGCTGCGAGTTCTACAACCAGCGCGGCGAGCTGGTCGCCGAGGGTGATAGCTGGTGCTTCCGCACCGAGCGCGACACCGCGCGCGAGCGCGGCACCAAGTACGAGGCGGTCAAGCAGAAGCCGCCGGTGCGCTACTCGCGCGAGGACATCGCGAAGATTTTCGCGCTGTACGAGGCCGAGGAAGTGTGCGGCGCCGCTCCGCGCTACATCGAGGACGTAAAGGTCGGCGACAAGCTGCAAACGATGGCCAAGGGGCCGATGACCGTCACCGGCTTCATCGCGTTTGCCCAAGGATGGGGCGGGCTGTATATCCGCGCCAACAAGCTCGCCTGGCAACAGCTGCGCAAGCATCCGGGCGTCGGCATTCCCAACCGCTTCGGTATCCCCGACGTCCCCGAGCGCGTGCACTGGGAGGACGACCTCGCCACGCTGGTCGGCACCCCCGCCGCCTACGACTACGGCCCCGAGCGCTGCTCATGGATGACGCACCATCTGACGAACTGGATGGGCGACGCGGGGTTCCTGCGCCACATCGCGGTTGAGATTCGCCGCCATAATCCGGTCGGCGACACGCTCTACATCAACGGCGAAGTGACGCGCGTGTTCGAGGAGGATGGCGCGCATTACGCCGAAGTCGCGCAGACCGCGGTCCAGCAGGACGGCGAGCTGTCAGTGCGCGCCACAGGCGTTGTCCGCCTGCCGTCGCGCTCGAAGTCGCGAACAGAATAATCAGCGGCCCGCCGCGGCGGATGGCGCTCTCAACCGTGGATCGTCCGCGCGGACGCATAGCGCGTGGCCGGAGCTTTCCCACAGCGCCTGCTGGCGGGTGTCGGTGCCCGGGCCGGCCTTGAGCGTGTCGTCGAAATCCACGTGGCGCTGCCTCTCGCATCGCTCGCGCGTGGGATAGAGGCCGAACCTGTCCCACGCGCTGAGCGGCAGCTCCGGATAGGCGCGCACCGAGATAAGCTGGCGCCTGGCCGTGTACGATTCGTACATCGGCGGCGCGAGCAAATACCATCCGGCGACGAACATCGCCGCCGCCGCCGCACATCGGACGCTCTCTCGCAAACCAAGGGTGAGCCGGCGTTGTGGGGCCCATCGAGCACGCCGCGGGCCCTCTTGAAGGGACGCATGGCTCCAAAGGGAACAGCGCTTCTCCGCTCCGTCAGAATTTAGGAGAAAAATGCCTAGCGTGGTCTTTGGCATATCAATTGCTGTTCCTCTGTTCAATTCCAAACCATGGGCGTCACATTTGGGCGGCAGTCCAGGGCGCCCTGAGGGAGAGTTTTTCAGCCATGAAGGCCGCGATCGTACTGGCCGCGTTGCTCACGCTCGCATCACTGACAGCACCGATTGCTTGCGCGCAACCCGCGTTTTCGGGAGCAAGTGCCTCCGTCATGAACGGCTTCGATCAAGGGGACCTGCTCATTCGATGGACCGAGACAGGGCTGACCGCTGGCCAAGTCATCACTTACAACCTGGCTGCTGAGGCTTCCGCAGTATATGGATGCGCGACGAAGGTTGCGCTGGATCAGCCGCTCTGCGCAGAAGTCGATGCCAATCCGTCGCGCACGATCTGGATCGTCGAGCCCAAGAACAGCACTCGCCATACCACCACGCTGGACGAGCCCGAACCAGATTCCGCGTGCGTGACGTGGTGCCAAAGCAACCAAGGCTCTCTGGTCCTTTACAGGGTTAATTATCAAAACGTATCCATCACCGATCAGACCAACGACATCTCCTTTCAGCTCAATGGTCCCTTTTCATATACCTTCTGCAAAGTGGGCAATCTGAAGAGCTGTCCGCCTCCTTCCTGATCCCATTGAGCTGCGCGGCTTCCCCCGGGAGGACCGCGCATGTCTCGAGTTTGCCCCGATTTGATCGTGACCGACGGCGCGCGCGCGCGGTCAGCTTGTTTTTGGAATCATCGGGCTCGCTTCAAGAATGGTCTCGAAGTTATCCAACTCCGTTGAGATGTCGGTGCGGCAGTTATAGAGCCAAAGACCGAATCGCAGACGACGATGGCATGTTCGTTGCTGGGGCGCGTTGCGGGTCGAAACTTTGAGCGCCGGATTTAAGGCGTTCCAGAGGAGCCGCTTTCAACCATGAGAACTGCATTAGCGTTTGCGGCGCTGCTCGCGCTCACGCCGGAGCTCGCCTCGGCGCAATCGAGCCCGTCCTTTTTGTCGGTGAGCGCCAGCCTTCTCAAGGGCCCCACCCCGGGGGAACTGCTGGTCCGATGGGCCGAGACGGGGCTGCCGGGCGGCGCGGTAAATTACTATCTCAGCGGCGATGCGTCCGCGACTTACGGATGCCTGGCCAAGAATTCGCAGGCGCTGTGTTCAGAAGTTACGGGCGCCACCAGGCGAATAATTTGGATCGTGACGGACAAGCAAACCACGCGTCAGACCACGACGCTGGACGAGCCGCCACCCGCTGACGATTGTGCTAGCGCCTGCCAGAACGCGGGCGGGTCGCTGGTCATTTACCAGGTCGAGTATGGCGATGTCTCAGTTGCTGACCTCACGAACAATGTGAGCGCCCAGGTGGGCGGTCCCTTTTCGTATACTTTCTGTAATGCGAGCAACCTGAAAAGCTGTCCGCCTCCGTCCTGATCGTTTGGGTTCCCAGGCGCGCTCTTGGTTGGGAACTCGCGCCTATCTTGCCTGCACATCTGCTGATCGCCACTGACGGCGCGCCGCGCCGTCGGTGGTTATTTTTAGGTCGCCCCGTTGAGGGGCAGTGTGAAAATTATCCGGCGCGAGACAGCTTCTTGGCGCTGATGCCGGGTTTGTGACGCCAAAAACCGAAACTTATCATTCGCGTACTACCCGCCGCGGCCGAGTCTCAACCCGCTTCGGCGGTCCTGTTGGCCAGTCTGCGCGCGGCGCCGTTCACCGGCGCGGCCCGCCGGCCAGCACCGCCAGCGCGCCGGTGGCGGGATTGCGGCCGACATAGACCTCGGTCTCGTACACTGCGCGCAGCTTCTCCTCGGTCAGCACCTCCTGCGGCGTGCCTAGGCCGACTGCCGTTCCGTCCTTGAGCAGCAGCACGCGGTCGGCGTAACACGCAGCGGCGTTGAGGTCGTGCAGCGTGGCGATCACGGCCAGCCCGCGCGTCGCTCGCAACTCGCCCAGCCGCTCGAAAGTTTCCGCGACATGGCGCAGATCAAGATGGGCCGTGGGCTCGTCGAGCAAGGCGATCTGCGGTTCCTGGGCAAGCGCGCGGGCGAGCAGGACGCGCCGCCGCTCACCGCCTGAAAGCTCCTGGATCGAGCGCGCGGCCAGCTCAAGCACGCCGAAACGGGCCAGCGCGTCACGCGCGATCGCAAGGTCGCGCCGGCTCTCGAAGTGCATCACGCCCAGATGCGGCGCGCGGCCCATCAGGACCACCTCGAGCACCGTGAACGAAAAAGCCACCGCGCTGTCTTGGCCGACGAAGGCCAGCCGACGCGCCTTCGCGCGTCCCTCCCACGACTTGAGCGGGGCCCCGAGCATCTCGATCGCGCCCTGCCATGGCTCGAGCAGCCCGCCGAGCATCCGCAGCAAGGTCGATTTGCCGGCGCCGTTGGGCCCGACGATCGCCAGCATCTCGCCCGCCGCGACTTCCAACGAGACACCATGCAGCACCGCCCGCCCGTCGTAGCCGCCGATTAGGCCGCTCGCACGCAGTG from Candidatus Binataceae bacterium includes the following:
- a CDS encoding APC family permease — its product is MAAAPERPKMVPTLGLTGVTVNAMALIAPGAFLWITFVLQAGYVFPSGLAMWAGIFVALMLAYATALSYSELAKLYPGAGSSYLFAEQAFLNTTHAYRFARIAKFIIGWASHLYYWVYPGVMVATMGVMVGYIIGNIAPSAINSAVPGPVFMALVAVVFSYIVAYIAFRGVNGSTMVNLAINVIQIVALLFFSALAIAYRISHPAGSAGLALDPSGHTIASTLSYGFGSDSPSHPNALSVILPHRLDWVMLQATVAILLLVGFESVTALGEEAKNPKKDIPRGVLLSLTIQGLICYLIEYFAANYFMSSAYGLAAAKASAAPIGDMMVIVGNALLGGHGQAFMLLEALTVFLALIGTSLSCINTGARVTYAMGRDEEVPEHFGILHGANLTPHRAIWTLATISAALGAYAALFFFAGGSAPDDKTIATLPHNIWYALGMNSNASLAALPNGLLLVTLLSNFGTFVLYGLTNIICIVAFREHHEFSGFRHMVVPVFGALANFSCLAFYIIGPLEGLGSAKEPLMAVALSVVWGVYGAIYFVRNSRRRGKETVLVAKPA
- a CDS encoding serine/threonine-protein kinase, coding for MMREVNVGEQLDQYRLTELIARSGMASIFKATDTLSGQTVAIKVPYLQFESDVVFYGRFKREEEVGRRLDHPNIIKVLTPRHKSRMYIAMEYVDGVSLRAIMRDERPMTAERALGFARQICAALVYMHGRGVVHRDLKPENVLVTADGQVKLMDFGIALDESARRLTWSGLSTTIGTPDYMSPEQVSGRRGDARTDIYALGTMLYEMLTGHLPFDAPNVYAMMRAKTGEDPLPPSRFLPSIDPQLEEIILHAIERQPRNRYQSAAEMLEDLNAPQRVKPSGRAARLHPRSLRIRRIRGALWMALFFGSLVAVFILLIWLANRYPAATSQAVRSYRGEVR
- the amt gene encoding ammonium transporter, with the protein product MTARARWTLARTLPLAAALIVAAAARAGAQDAPAPGTRLDVHFAPVPGTSLNMAWVLVGGFLVMFMQVGFAMLETGFTRAKNAVNTMAMNLVIYPIGLIGFWLTGYALMMGGVAQWPSLGRGGIPSRELSLHIGGHSFGLIGAGKFALLSVSHDPASLAMFLFAVVFMDTAATIPTGAMAERWKFSAFFIYGLFMSMFLYPLYGNWVWGGGWLAQMGVNFGLGHGHVDFAGSSVVHMTGGVTALAGAMVLGPRIGKFRRDGAIGALPGHNLPMAIVGTLILAFGWFGFNTGSTLAASDPRIGLIAVNTMLSSGAGALAALLYLWRRFNKPDVAMACNGLLGGLVAITAPCAFVTPAAAVLIGAIAGLLVVGAVLALERRLRIDDPVGAIAVHGVCGMWGALALGLFADGSYGVGWNGVGGPVRGLLFGDTGQFAAQLIGVAINVVVIFSLALAFFVIVERTIGNRVPAEVEWSGLDALEMGSDAYPGV
- a CDS encoding DUF2934 domain-containing protein — its product is MATVKRGSSTTATTRRRAAARKAEQAQPNGNPTRDPRTVAEPNVEAIRARAYELFLARGAVHGHDLADWFQAERELRTARAS
- a CDS encoding outer membrane beta-barrel protein, whose translation is MEPYTSLVTRIARVLAATLLAFGVCGRLSAWAQSTATVTPPAAGAPATAAPAPAAAPTPIPPLTTPAVTGPLQFASPTPIDLSAMTGLSDVPVISDLGKFDINGVVSGIGIVQDHATASDRTDRADVSNAMIMIQKAEGPVQFYLQAGAYDLPALGAPFISAGTALNSLYGPLPVAYLKLAPSDNFSVMAGNLPTLIGAEYTFTFENMNIERGLLWNQENAINRGVQLNYSLGPVSTSLSWSNGFYSNSYTWLIGSLAYAINSANAVSVVGGGNLGFSKFSNFATSAVLNNSQIYNLIYTYNSSPWIVQPYVQWTYVPSNDKIGVAKSTSTIGGAILASYALTDNFFLAARAEYIGSTGSPTDGSVNLLYGPGSEAWSLTLTPTYQYKKFFVRGEVSFVQAMSYVAGSVFGGAGRNPAQVRGVLETGLLL
- a CDS encoding SagB/ThcOx family dehydrogenase; protein product: MGNRNIEVARAYHAATKHSYTSVRADRHYLDWDNRPMPYKLYPEVAGFALPRDLSLAQVPTLAAITADGAKDGAGKELGLEGLTRILFCADGLTRRKRVGGEDYHFRAAPSAGALYPVELYVAAVAVEGLERGLYHFSPADLRLRGLRRGDWRAFITRAAAGRPSLLKARAIVVMSALFWRSTWKYRARAWRYCLWDAGTLLANLLAAAAAEGLSTDLVTAFADPEIEALLDIDGEREGALCIVALGADAPAPGESPALRPLGLETVPLSAEEVGYPDLVRIHRESRLLDADEVAAVAAAQPAPAAATARGKVVRPKRLDTDAGAGLGETILRRGSTRVFAHAPITAEELATIMAASSGHPRSDFPPLSETYLIVNAVEGMEPGAYYYHHHSGEFELLKAGNFRGEAGYLCLEQPLGADCAALVCYMADLERGLGALGNRAYRDAHLEAGLHAGRVYLAAYALGRGATGLTFYDDDTTDFFAPHAAGKSPLLMVALGVPRAPSE
- a CDS encoding protein phosphatase 2C domain-containing protein, producing MAEPIAAGAASSPSFDLAVLSDVGTDRPDNEDACGDHVEDDGSGAIFVVADGIGGYEGGEIASRMAVDITLEAYHESPRAWGPAKRLHRAVQRANIEIHNRALTVPELRRMGTTLTAAVVEGGRLSAAHVGDCRLYLVRGGRIVQITKDHTMVAERVRMGLMSAARARNHPERSVLSRCLGHELIVAVDRIAMPLVQGDHLLLCSDGLYNVLDERELARMVREGESAAAACQALIEAANAHGTADNLTAAVFRMNGATPYAEGGAGWRARLGRLFGRSA